The Acidimicrobiales bacterium genome includes a window with the following:
- a CDS encoding ATP-dependent DNA ligase yields MALPVQPPVSPMLAKAARSLPERDGLVYEPKWDGFRSIVFRDGEELELASRNERPLTRYFPELTTPLLDGLPERCVLDGEIVIVSPSGLDFDALLQRIHPAASRIARLAAETPATFIAFDLLALGDEDLRPAPFSRRRALLEELIGERRGQLQLTPATTDVAQALEWFNRFEGAGLDGVVAKDPALPYCEGERVMTKVKHERTADCVVGGYRVLKGTEDAIGSLLLGLYDDEGVLHHVGVTSSFTRARRVELFGELQPLRQGVGDEHPWFFEEAERRPDAGSRWTAHKDLSWTPLRLELVVEVAYDHLQGDRFRHATTFRRFRGDRTPDSCTYAQLDSPVPAELADLAARTVTAGG; encoded by the coding sequence GTGGCCCTCCCCGTGCAACCACCGGTCTCGCCGATGCTCGCCAAGGCCGCCCGCAGCCTCCCCGAGCGCGACGGCCTCGTCTACGAGCCGAAGTGGGACGGCTTCCGCTCGATCGTCTTTCGTGACGGGGAGGAGCTCGAGCTCGCGAGCCGCAACGAGCGCCCCCTCACCCGCTACTTCCCCGAGCTCACCACCCCCCTCCTCGATGGCCTCCCCGAGCGCTGCGTCCTCGACGGCGAGATCGTGATCGTCTCGCCCTCCGGCCTCGACTTCGACGCGCTGCTGCAGCGCATCCATCCCGCCGCGAGCCGCATCGCCCGCCTCGCCGCCGAGACGCCGGCGACCTTCATCGCCTTTGACCTCCTCGCGCTCGGTGACGAGGACCTGCGGCCGGCGCCCTTCTCGCGCCGACGGGCCCTCCTCGAGGAGCTGATCGGCGAGCGGCGCGGCCAGCTGCAGCTCACGCCGGCGACGACCGACGTCGCGCAGGCCCTCGAGTGGTTCAACCGCTTCGAGGGCGCCGGCCTCGACGGCGTGGTCGCGAAGGACCCCGCCCTCCCCTACTGCGAGGGCGAGCGGGTGATGACCAAGGTGAAGCACGAGCGCACCGCCGACTGCGTCGTCGGCGGCTACCGCGTCCTCAAGGGCACCGAGGACGCGATCGGCTCCCTCCTCCTCGGCCTCTACGACGACGAGGGCGTCCTCCACCACGTCGGCGTGACCTCGTCGTTCACCAGGGCACGCCGCGTCGAGCTCTTCGGCGAGCTGCAGCCGCTGCGCCAGGGGGTCGGCGACGAGCACCCGTGGTTCTTCGAGGAGGCCGAGCGGCGCCCCGACGCCGGCTCGCGCTGGACGGCGCACAAGGACCTCTCCTGGACGCCGCTGCGCCTCGAGCTCGTCGTCGAGGTCGCCTACGACCACCTGCAGGGCGACCGCTTCCGCCACGCCACCACCTTCCGCCGCTTCCGGGGCGACCGCACCCCGGACAGCTGCACCTACGCGCAGCTCGACTCCCCGGTCCCCGCTGAGCTCGCCGACCTCGCGGCGCGCACCGTCACCGCGGGCGGCTGA
- the rpiB gene encoding ribose 5-phosphate isomerase B, whose amino-acid sequence MRIVLASDHAGVHLKAAIAEHLAATTSHQVEDIGTHTEEPVDYPPICADAARHVARGNADFAVVMGGSGQGEAIAANKVHGIRAALCHDEYTARFARRHNDANVLSLGARLLAPELACAILDVFLATSFDGGRHANRIAELEEIEIFEAGGTIE is encoded by the coding sequence ATGAGGATCGTGCTGGCCTCTGACCACGCGGGCGTGCACCTGAAGGCTGCCATCGCCGAGCACCTCGCGGCGACCACCAGCCACCAGGTCGAGGACATCGGCACCCACACCGAGGAGCCCGTCGACTACCCGCCGATCTGCGCCGACGCGGCGCGCCACGTGGCGCGCGGCAACGCGGACTTCGCGGTCGTGATGGGCGGGAGCGGCCAGGGCGAGGCGATCGCCGCCAACAAGGTGCACGGGATCCGCGCCGCCCTCTGCCACGACGAGTACACGGCGCGCTTCGCGCGCCGGCACAACGACGCCAACGTCCTCTCGCTCGGTGCCCGCCTCCTCGCCCCCGAGCTCGCCTGCGCGATCCTCGACGTCTTCCTCGCCACCAGCTTCGACGGCGGCCGCCACGCGAACCGCATCGCCGAGCTCGAGGAGATCGAGATCTTCGAGGCGGGCGGGACGATCGAGTAG